A single window of Plectropomus leopardus isolate mb chromosome 12, YSFRI_Pleo_2.0, whole genome shotgun sequence DNA harbors:
- the gpr160 gene encoding probable G-protein coupled receptor 160, whose protein sequence is MNLSLPSLLLSLGGKCLLNWSLVFLQRNHICKNFLGVFSVSLAVIDTLLTFSVTALHVPADGHVLLLGLRLTRYHVCLLVQVCGQVYSALQWPVAVVAGLDHFFAVTGRLQPSRAGVRGIVCLVVSGLLWCLAALYIFLLSDFTPVMEDVPHTLIHRCWVLHSSQILQVFMFLLLTLGCAALHAGSSVRLLKTPPLRDQITNKSGARCRRSVAQQALRIFLDTWALFLLFLAVLLLLPLGIPAYLGLSVAWLCFINSLLIALVLCAVCPASRLAQGLAAAPPDSFCEWRFKFSPATEDRS, encoded by the coding sequence ATGAATCTCTCGCTGCCCTCCCTCCTGCTCAGTCTGGGAGGAAAATGTCTGCTCAACTGGAGCCTGGTGTTTCTCCAGAGGAACCACATCTGTAAAAACTTCCTCGGGGTTTTCAGCGTTTCCCTCGCAGTCATCGACACACTGCTGACCTTCTCTGTCACCGCCCTCCACGTCCCCGCTGACGGACACGTCCTCCTGCTGGGCCTCAGGCTGACCAGGTACCACGTGTGTCTGCTGGTTCAGGTCTGCGGACAGGTCTACAGCGCTCTGCAGTGGCCTGTCGCAGTCGTGGCCggtttggatcatttcttcgcCGTCACTGGAAGGCTGCAGCCGAGCAGGGCCGGGGTCAGAGGgattgtttgtttggttgtgaGCGGCCTCCTGTGGTGCCTCGCAGCTCTCTACATCTTCCTGCTGTCTGACTTCACTCCCGTCATGGAGGACGTCCCTCACACCCTGATACACCGGTGCTGGGTCCTCCACTCCTCTCAGATCCTGCAGGTTTTTATGTTTCTCCTCCTGACTCTGGGTTGTGCAGCACTGCATGCTGGGAGCAGTGTGCGATTATTAAAAACACCTCCTCTGAGAGAccaaattacaaacaaaagtgGAGCTCGCTGCAGGAGGAGTGTTGCTCAACAAGCCCTGCGTATATTTCTGGACACATGggctttatttttgctttttctggccgtgctcctgctgctgccgctgggAATACCTGCATACCTGGGTCTGAGCGTGGCCTGGCTCTGCTTCATCAACAGCCTCCTGATTGCACTCGTTTTATGTGCCGTCTGTCCGGCCTCGCGGCTCGCTCAGGGCCTGGCAGCCGCTCCTCCCGACAGCTTCTGTGAGTGGAGATTTAAATTTAGCCCGGCCACAGAGGACAGATCATGA